In a single window of the Neorhodopirellula lusitana genome:
- a CDS encoding polysaccharide deacetylase family protein, which produces MSDPTVHLDRIKDDPSPQTRFAFGGAVSEVLRDYLDRDCQQARLSSTFKLYYRLRPLIPVPARHFLQRRRNQGFKLSDNWYLPTAFFNDFRNAVETERKSVVIHPWPDGYEMSAVLTHDVETQEGMDSIDKLAALEEEYGFRSAWNVVPYKYKVDSGLLADLKQRGHEIGVHGYNHDGRLFESRQTFTRRTDGINQAIKSFGSSGFRSPMAHRNLEWLQDLDIDYEASCFDFDPFQAMAGGVGGVWPFIAGKFVELPYTLPQDHTLIVSLGESTPRVWIDKLAYLRQLAGMAMVITHPDYLNSPQRLDIYREFLEYLTGLSNCWCALPNEIAAWWRLRDAMTIDHTGTEHQLTGDASGRARTFLIGSLLDCETV; this is translated from the coding sequence ATGAGCGATCCGACTGTCCATCTTGATCGGATCAAGGACGATCCATCGCCGCAGACGCGATTTGCCTTTGGCGGTGCCGTCAGTGAGGTGCTGCGTGACTACTTGGATCGTGATTGTCAGCAGGCTCGGTTATCGAGTACCTTCAAGCTTTATTACCGCCTTCGTCCGCTGATCCCGGTTCCGGCCCGGCATTTTCTGCAGCGTCGACGAAACCAAGGTTTCAAGTTGTCAGATAACTGGTATCTACCAACAGCCTTTTTTAACGATTTCAGGAACGCTGTTGAGACCGAGCGAAAGAGCGTGGTGATCCATCCTTGGCCCGATGGATATGAGATGTCCGCGGTTCTGACGCATGATGTCGAGACACAAGAGGGCATGGATTCCATCGACAAGTTGGCGGCGCTGGAAGAAGAGTATGGTTTTCGGTCAGCATGGAACGTTGTCCCCTATAAGTACAAAGTCGATTCCGGATTGCTGGCCGATCTGAAACAACGCGGCCACGAAATTGGGGTTCACGGCTACAACCACGATGGACGCTTGTTCGAGTCGAGGCAGACTTTTACCCGTCGCACCGATGGGATCAATCAAGCAATCAAGAGTTTTGGAAGTTCTGGGTTCCGGTCGCCGATGGCGCACCGCAACTTGGAGTGGTTGCAGGACTTGGATATCGATTACGAAGCCTCTTGCTTTGACTTCGATCCGTTTCAGGCGATGGCGGGTGGAGTAGGTGGAGTATGGCCGTTCATTGCTGGGAAGTTTGTCGAGCTTCCCTACACTTTGCCTCAGGATCACACATTGATCGTTTCGCTAGGCGAATCGACGCCAAGAGTTTGGATCGATAAACTGGCCTATCTTCGTCAGCTTGCCGGAATGGCAATGGTGATTACTCACCCGGACTACTTGAACTCGCCTCAGCGATTAGATATCTATCGAGAATTTCTTGAGTATCTAACAGGTCTGTCCAACTGTTGGTGCGCATTGCCGAACGAGATCGCGGCTTGGTGGCGTTTGCGTGATGCGATGACCATTGATCATACCGGAACGGAACATCAACTTACCGGCGATGCTTCTGGCCGTGCCCGGACTTTTTTGATCGGCAGTTTGCTCGATTGCGAAACGGTTTGA
- a CDS encoding adenine phosphoribosyltransferase codes for MKDLRSFIRDIPDYPRPGILFRDITPLLADAEALSRAIDVMAEPFLDAGVEVVAAAEARGFIFGTPLAMRLGAGFVPIRKPGKLPFDLHSFAYELEYGTDELQIHVDGIKPGQKVLIVDDLLATGGTIEACLRLLEKCEAKIVGCSFLIHLESLGGAARMEPYDVHAALRYEGDDEEDELSIQNRQPGPSV; via the coding sequence ATGAAAGATTTACGATCCTTCATCCGCGACATTCCAGACTACCCCAGACCAGGCATCCTGTTTCGAGACATCACTCCGCTGTTGGCTGACGCCGAGGCACTCAGCCGCGCGATTGACGTGATGGCGGAACCGTTCTTGGATGCCGGTGTGGAAGTGGTCGCGGCGGCGGAAGCCCGAGGCTTTATCTTTGGGACCCCCTTGGCGATGCGATTGGGCGCCGGCTTCGTACCGATTCGCAAACCCGGCAAACTGCCTTTTGACCTGCACTCCTTCGCGTACGAACTGGAATACGGCACCGACGAATTGCAGATTCATGTGGATGGCATCAAGCCGGGCCAAAAGGTATTGATCGTCGATGACCTGTTAGCGACCGGTGGGACCATCGAGGCCTGCCTAAGGCTATTGGAAAAATGCGAAGCCAAAATCGTTGGCTGCTCTTTCTTGATCCACCTGGAATCCCTCGGCGGTGCGGCCCGAATGGAACCCTACGATGTTCATGCCGCTTTGCGATATGAAGGCGACGACGAAGAAGACGAACTCAGCATCCAGAATCGCCAACCTGGACCCAGCGTCTAA
- the acs gene encoding acetate--CoA ligase gives MSKSSESGSIDHILTEDRLFAPPAEFTDKAVISTNEQYEKLYAEARDNPDKFWGEQGKEHLHWFEPFDQVCKWEAPNAEWFVGGKTNACYNCVDAHVEAGRGDKLAIIWEGEPGDTRTLTYRQLQTEVAKCAEGLVELGVTTGDVVSIYMPMTPELAIAMLACARIGAIHSVVFAGFSAESIADRNNDASAKLMITSDGLYRRGKVLPLKRTVDEALAKSPTVKTCLVLRRTGGDDTPMQDGRDVWWHDAIDKQPGTLPATPLDSETPLFILYTSGSTGKPKGILHTTAGYNLWAKRTFQWVFDHREDDIYWCTADCGWITGHSYIVYGPLAAGATCLMYEGAPNFPAEDRFWDLVEKYKVTILYTAPTAVRAFIKWGDEHVDKHDLSSLRLLGSVGEGINPEAWMWYHEKIGGGKCPIVDTWWQTETGGIMMSPLPGITPTKPGSCTKPLPGVVPAIVDEIGNLVDSQSGGKLCIAQPWPGMLRGIYGDDKRFVEQYWADVPGKYLTGDNARRDQDGYYWIMGRIDDVINVSGHRLSTIEVESALVSHPNVCEAAVVGRPDDLKGQAIAAFVTTTGRECNDEFLKELKMHVRKQIGALAQPDDIRFTSSLPKTRSGKIMRRLLRDVAAGRELAGDTSTLEDLASLAKLQQKD, from the coding sequence ATGTCAAAATCTTCTGAATCTGGCTCGATCGATCACATCCTTACCGAAGATCGATTGTTTGCCCCGCCGGCGGAGTTCACCGACAAGGCTGTCATTTCGACCAACGAACAATACGAGAAGCTTTACGCCGAAGCCCGTGACAACCCAGACAAATTCTGGGGCGAACAAGGCAAAGAACACCTGCATTGGTTCGAACCCTTTGACCAGGTTTGCAAATGGGAAGCTCCCAATGCGGAGTGGTTTGTCGGCGGCAAAACCAACGCCTGCTACAACTGTGTCGACGCCCATGTTGAAGCCGGTCGCGGTGACAAGCTAGCGATCATCTGGGAAGGCGAACCCGGCGACACACGCACGCTTACCTATCGACAACTGCAAACGGAAGTTGCCAAGTGCGCCGAAGGCTTGGTCGAACTGGGCGTTACCACCGGTGACGTGGTCAGCATCTACATGCCGATGACACCGGAACTCGCCATCGCGATGCTTGCCTGTGCTCGCATCGGAGCGATTCACTCCGTCGTCTTCGCCGGCTTCAGTGCCGAATCGATCGCCGACCGAAACAACGACGCCTCAGCCAAGTTGATGATCACGTCGGATGGTCTCTACCGACGCGGGAAAGTCCTGCCACTCAAACGCACCGTCGATGAAGCATTAGCAAAGTCACCGACCGTGAAAACATGCTTGGTGCTGCGTCGCACCGGTGGCGACGACACGCCAATGCAAGACGGACGCGACGTGTGGTGGCACGACGCAATCGACAAACAACCCGGCACTCTACCCGCCACACCGCTGGATAGCGAAACACCGCTTTTCATCCTGTACACATCCGGCAGCACCGGCAAGCCAAAAGGGATCTTGCACACCACCGCCGGATACAACTTGTGGGCCAAACGCACATTCCAGTGGGTGTTCGATCATCGAGAAGACGACATCTATTGGTGCACCGCCGATTGCGGCTGGATCACCGGGCACAGCTACATTGTCTATGGACCACTCGCAGCGGGCGCGACGTGCTTGATGTACGAAGGAGCCCCCAACTTCCCAGCCGAAGATCGATTCTGGGACTTGGTCGAAAAGTACAAAGTCACCATTCTTTACACCGCCCCCACGGCCGTTCGTGCGTTCATCAAATGGGGCGACGAACATGTCGACAAGCACGACCTTTCCAGCCTGCGACTACTGGGCAGCGTTGGCGAAGGCATCAACCCCGAGGCCTGGATGTGGTACCACGAAAAGATTGGCGGCGGCAAATGCCCGATTGTTGATACTTGGTGGCAAACTGAAACCGGCGGCATCATGATGAGCCCGCTGCCCGGCATCACCCCAACCAAACCAGGCTCCTGCACCAAGCCACTTCCAGGAGTCGTGCCGGCGATCGTGGATGAGATCGGCAACTTGGTCGACAGCCAAAGCGGTGGCAAATTATGCATCGCTCAACCATGGCCAGGAATGCTTCGCGGCATCTACGGCGATGACAAGCGATTCGTCGAACAGTACTGGGCTGACGTTCCCGGAAAATACCTCACCGGCGATAACGCACGCCGCGACCAAGATGGTTACTACTGGATCATGGGTCGTATCGACGACGTCATCAACGTGTCCGGCCACCGACTCAGCACCATCGAAGTGGAAAGTGCACTGGTTTCCCATCCGAACGTCTGCGAAGCCGCAGTGGTCGGCCGCCCTGATGATCTGAAGGGACAAGCCATCGCGGCATTCGTGACCACGACAGGTCGTGAATGCAATGATGAATTCTTGAAAGAATTGAAGATGCACGTCCGCAAACAAATCGGGGCGTTGGCACAACCGGACGATATCCGGTTCACCTCATCGTTACCCAAAACACGCAGCGGCAAGATCATGCGTCGTCTCCTGCGAGACGTCGCCGCTGGTCGCGAACTGGCCGGTGATACATCCACGCTTGAAGACCTCGCTTCTTTGGCCAAGTTACAACAAAAAGACTAG
- a CDS encoding serine/threonine-protein kinase, whose amino-acid sequence MASSQHSETSATASTHLERSTSRRFWVCMALGFLLVMLAPMIWVFGQVNESSKQLCQRALQTVLEGNVARLRLNVLTLKQEAAQLAKNPTVLRLVREGTAQPKPATTDSADGVPDGVPDDIQKLRELFPNLPEANGWVVTNPDGIIIAADSDSRLGERCPWTPLNRSTLQSGKQAVVLPDYASDSSSLGCLFTLAPILSAKERHFEMIGSVGWVVDPRDYLSDLLGTNRTDATCLFDRYGRLLTRSRFEDQLSNLRVDQPTEAQRPWYPTLLRQPGFVSRESGTKLNTETLADRPLTKMADRAIRGSAGSNTQGYRDYRGVTVVGAWRWMPDLRIGIATEIDSSEAFRSINLMKWLIAGTFGALTFAGIGLATLAVLSERLRQRLNDRDEDVRHLGQYELTELLGAGGMGAVYRGKHQFLRRDVAIKVLEGEQLSRQSIARFRREVQLTSNLRHPNTIAIYDYGQAENLSGAKSSSNSDSKPGSDTASSNNKKPPQFEQGVFYYVMEYIDGISLQQLIDFYGPQSPERTIHLLRQICGSIAEAHEAGLIHRDIKPANILLSAKSNTYDHIKVLDFGLVKELNKADDTLAMTMTRSDSMTGTPLYMAPETIRDATQAGPAGDLYSIGAVGYSLLTGKSTYEGESAIDLCLKQLERPPVSPEIRLGRSLPQGLQEIIMKCLSLRPEDRPASIGQLLKSLESLPEASEWNQTDSIDWWENVFEANRQKTPVETKAGTVADRPLEGIS is encoded by the coding sequence ATGGCATCCAGCCAACATTCCGAAACGTCGGCAACCGCGTCAACACATCTCGAACGCTCGACGAGTCGGCGCTTTTGGGTGTGCATGGCGTTGGGCTTCTTGCTAGTCATGCTCGCACCCATGATCTGGGTCTTTGGCCAGGTCAATGAATCCTCAAAGCAGCTATGCCAGCGCGCCTTGCAGACCGTGCTGGAAGGGAACGTGGCTCGACTTCGGCTCAACGTGCTGACGTTGAAACAAGAAGCTGCCCAACTGGCAAAAAACCCAACGGTGCTGCGGTTGGTCCGCGAGGGAACCGCTCAACCCAAACCAGCAACAACCGACTCAGCTGACGGCGTTCCTGATGGAGTTCCCGACGACATCCAGAAACTGCGAGAACTGTTCCCCAATCTTCCCGAAGCAAACGGTTGGGTAGTCACCAATCCAGACGGCATCATCATCGCGGCGGACAGCGACAGTCGCCTCGGTGAGCGCTGCCCATGGACACCCCTGAACCGCAGCACACTTCAAAGCGGCAAACAAGCGGTCGTATTGCCGGACTATGCTTCCGACTCGTCCAGCCTAGGTTGCCTGTTTACATTGGCGCCAATCTTGTCAGCCAAAGAACGTCACTTTGAAATGATCGGATCTGTAGGCTGGGTCGTCGATCCACGCGACTACCTCAGCGACCTGCTTGGCACCAATCGCACCGACGCCACTTGCCTTTTCGATCGCTACGGTCGTTTGCTAACGCGCAGCCGCTTCGAAGATCAATTGAGTAACCTGCGTGTCGACCAGCCGACCGAGGCTCAACGCCCTTGGTACCCAACTCTCCTTCGCCAGCCCGGCTTCGTTTCGCGTGAATCAGGCACCAAACTCAATACGGAAACTCTCGCCGATCGCCCGCTGACCAAGATGGCCGATCGAGCAATCCGGGGCTCCGCCGGCAGCAACACCCAGGGCTACCGAGACTACCGTGGCGTGACCGTGGTCGGCGCCTGGCGATGGATGCCCGATCTCAGGATCGGGATCGCGACGGAGATCGACTCCAGTGAAGCATTTCGCTCCATCAACTTGATGAAGTGGTTGATCGCCGGAACGTTCGGCGCTCTCACATTCGCCGGTATCGGGCTGGCCACGCTAGCGGTCTTGTCCGAACGCTTGCGTCAACGCCTGAACGATCGCGACGAAGACGTGCGTCATCTCGGCCAGTACGAACTGACTGAGCTATTAGGCGCCGGCGGCATGGGTGCCGTGTATCGCGGCAAGCACCAATTTCTACGTCGTGACGTGGCCATCAAAGTGCTCGAAGGTGAACAGCTTTCAAGACAATCCATCGCTCGCTTCCGACGCGAAGTGCAACTCACCTCAAACCTGCGTCACCCCAACACGATCGCGATTTACGATTACGGCCAAGCTGAAAACCTATCGGGGGCAAAGTCGTCTTCCAACTCCGACTCGAAACCGGGATCCGATACCGCATCATCGAACAACAAGAAACCACCCCAGTTTGAACAAGGTGTGTTTTACTATGTGATGGAATACATCGATGGAATTTCGCTGCAACAGCTGATCGATTTCTATGGGCCTCAGTCACCCGAACGCACGATCCATTTGCTCCGCCAAATTTGTGGCTCAATCGCCGAAGCCCACGAGGCCGGCCTGATTCACCGAGACATTAAGCCGGCCAACATTCTGTTGTCCGCAAAATCAAACACCTACGATCACATCAAAGTGCTCGACTTTGGCCTAGTCAAAGAACTCAACAAAGCGGACGACACACTCGCGATGACGATGACGCGTTCCGATTCCATGACTGGAACGCCGCTCTACATGGCACCTGAAACGATTCGTGATGCTACCCAGGCCGGTCCCGCTGGCGACCTTTATTCAATCGGAGCGGTGGGCTATTCGTTGCTAACGGGCAAGTCGACTTACGAGGGTGAATCGGCGATCGACTTATGCTTAAAACAACTAGAGCGGCCGCCCGTGTCACCGGAAATTCGCCTGGGACGTTCGCTGCCTCAAGGCTTGCAGGAGATCATCATGAAGTGCCTATCGTTACGCCCTGAAGATCGCCCAGCGTCGATCGGCCAATTACTGAAGAGCCTCGAGTCGCTTCCCGAAGCATCGGAGTGGAACCAGACGGACTCAATCGATTGGTGGGAAAACGTGTTCGAGGCCAATCGCCAAAAGACTCCAGTGGAAACCAAGGCGGGAACGGTTGCCGATCGACCGCTTGAGGGCATCTCGTGA
- a CDS encoding EamA family transporter, producing the protein MVLSLASASLLGVYDVAKKVSVRENAVPIVLLMSVSVGATIWSAMLIYQSLAGNQSLPAWLAVDPITWAGHGLLAMKAVLVGTSWTLAFHALKALPLSIAAPIRSTSPLWTLLLAVSYLGERPTGQQWAGIAVVLISFWAMSVVGRKEGIRFSTNRAVFVMIGATVLGAVSSIYDKVLLQEYEFSPATVQAWFSVYLLPVMIPMAWKWWRDRQRPDTDQAAHAFEFRVSILWISPLLLAADMAYFTALADPDALVSIVSALRRTSVLVALVAGSRMIGEQNLKRKAVCVSGILFGVFLLLL; encoded by the coding sequence ATGGTTCTGTCGCTCGCATCCGCGTCACTACTGGGTGTCTATGACGTCGCCAAAAAAGTTTCCGTACGCGAGAACGCAGTCCCGATTGTCTTGTTGATGAGCGTCAGTGTTGGGGCCACGATTTGGTCCGCGATGCTGATCTATCAATCACTCGCGGGCAACCAATCCCTCCCCGCATGGCTTGCTGTTGATCCAATCACCTGGGCTGGTCATGGCCTATTGGCAATGAAGGCGGTGCTAGTCGGAACATCGTGGACGCTGGCATTCCATGCACTCAAAGCACTGCCACTTTCCATTGCCGCACCCATCCGATCGACCAGCCCGCTGTGGACGCTTTTATTGGCGGTCAGCTATCTAGGTGAACGCCCTACTGGGCAACAATGGGCTGGCATCGCCGTCGTGCTGATTTCCTTTTGGGCGATGTCGGTCGTGGGACGAAAGGAAGGCATCCGGTTTTCAACGAACCGCGCCGTGTTCGTGATGATCGGAGCCACCGTACTGGGCGCGGTCAGTTCCATCTACGACAAAGTCCTCTTACAAGAATACGAATTTTCACCCGCCACCGTGCAAGCTTGGTTCAGCGTTTACCTGTTACCCGTCATGATCCCGATGGCTTGGAAGTGGTGGCGGGATCGCCAACGACCGGATACCGATCAAGCGGCCCACGCGTTCGAGTTTCGCGTTTCAATTTTGTGGATCAGCCCACTTTTATTGGCCGCCGACATGGCCTATTTCACCGCATTGGCCGATCCCGATGCACTGGTCTCGATTGTGTCGGCACTGCGCCGAACCAGCGTGCTGGTGGCGCTGGTCGCCGGAAGCCGTATGATCGGGGAACAAAACCTGAAACGGAAAGCGGTTTGCGTGTCAGGGATCTTGTTCGGAGTGTTTTTGTTACTGCTATAG
- a CDS encoding sigma-54-dependent transcriptional regulator, producing MNDSEFRVLIVDDEPNIRSGLAKGLVKEVDSIEVAADPHEALAKFEETSPHLVIADVRLNSDIDGIELVRRMRKLRPSVAVIVITAHGTVETAVDAMRAGAFDFIAKPLDLNLVRQQVKKARQHLELRAENVQLRSRLADAGELSGIIGNCAAMQDVLHQIRQVAATEATVMIHGESGTGKELVARALHDLSDRSDGPFVAVNLGAMPETLLESELFGHEKGSFSGASRQKPGCFEQAAGGTLFLDEVTEMSPKSQVDLLRVLESRRFNRVGGEQVLEADARVVSATNKSVTDLIEENTFREDLYYRLNVIPIEVPSLRQRRDDIPLLIEHFLQHFCTRHRRPLKHVASDAMRTLVANQWPGNVRQLRNWVERMVVTHTGDVIEANQLPAEVQLASKPSSANARSLAYNSLAEAVEATERDVIAAALEACDFHRENTAKRLGVSVRTLHYKMGRHGLH from the coding sequence ATGAACGATAGTGAATTCAGGGTACTGATCGTCGATGACGAACCCAACATCCGATCAGGCCTCGCCAAGGGATTGGTAAAAGAAGTCGACAGTATCGAAGTCGCGGCGGATCCCCATGAAGCGTTAGCGAAATTCGAAGAGACCTCACCACACCTCGTCATCGCGGACGTGCGTCTGAACAGCGATATCGATGGGATCGAGCTCGTACGCCGAATGCGCAAGTTGCGTCCTTCGGTCGCCGTGATCGTGATCACCGCCCACGGGACCGTCGAAACCGCAGTCGACGCTATGCGAGCCGGCGCGTTCGACTTCATCGCCAAACCACTCGACCTGAACCTCGTCCGCCAACAAGTCAAGAAAGCACGCCAACACCTCGAGCTGCGTGCCGAGAATGTTCAGCTGCGCAGCCGGTTGGCCGATGCTGGCGAACTGTCAGGAATCATCGGTAACTGCGCCGCCATGCAGGACGTGCTGCACCAAATCCGACAAGTCGCCGCGACCGAAGCCACCGTGATGATTCACGGTGAAAGCGGAACCGGCAAAGAACTCGTCGCCCGCGCATTGCATGATCTCAGTGATCGATCCGACGGCCCATTCGTCGCCGTGAACCTGGGTGCGATGCCTGAAACGCTACTCGAAAGCGAACTGTTCGGACACGAGAAAGGCTCCTTCAGTGGCGCGTCTCGCCAAAAACCAGGCTGCTTCGAACAAGCCGCTGGCGGCACCCTGTTCCTGGATGAGGTGACTGAAATGTCGCCCAAAAGCCAGGTCGATCTGCTGCGGGTTCTGGAGTCAAGACGCTTCAACCGGGTCGGTGGCGAACAAGTTCTCGAAGCGGACGCACGAGTGGTTTCCGCAACCAACAAATCGGTTACCGATTTGATCGAAGAGAACACGTTCCGCGAAGACCTCTACTATCGACTCAATGTCATTCCGATCGAAGTCCCTTCGCTACGTCAAAGACGTGACGACATTCCGCTATTGATCGAACACTTCCTGCAACATTTTTGCACCCGCCATCGACGACCGCTCAAGCACGTTGCATCGGATGCAATGCGAACACTGGTTGCGAATCAATGGCCCGGCAACGTTCGTCAACTTCGCAACTGGGTGGAACGCATGGTCGTCACACATACCGGTGATGTCATCGAAGCAAATCAACTTCCGGCCGAGGTTCAATTGGCAAGCAAACCCAGTTCGGCAAACGCTCGCAGCCTCGCATACAACTCGCTTGCCGAGGCCGTCGAAGCCACCGAACGGGATGTCATTGCGGCAGCCTTAGAAGCGTGTGATTTCCACCGCGAAAACACCGCCAAACGCCTAGGCGTCAGCGTTCGCACGTTGCACTACAAGATGGGCCGTCACGGTCTCCACTAG
- a CDS encoding enoyl-CoA hydratase/isomerase family protein: MQHVEVKVHESVATLLIDRPEKHGALSPGLLTDLRQAISDVHQEKRVRAVVLTAHGKSFCSGVDMSVLKAIGDLPDSERLQQWLTYWRELAETCEDMLRFPKPIVAAVDGHAIGAGFAIALACDMIVASDRAVFSAQAVRHGLVGGITAALLAFRTQASLAARMSLTGTEMLADEAESVGLLCRPPVASEQVWIAATEVAKQASVGSPQAIQATKRLINETIGETLMTQISAAAADSATACTTESATKGIDAFASKNTPSW, from the coding sequence ATGCAACATGTTGAAGTCAAAGTTCACGAGTCCGTCGCGACTCTACTCATCGATCGCCCGGAAAAGCACGGGGCGTTGAGCCCTGGATTGCTGACGGATCTCCGGCAGGCAATCAGCGATGTCCACCAAGAAAAGCGTGTCCGCGCGGTGGTCCTGACCGCCCATGGCAAAAGTTTCTGTAGCGGCGTGGACATGTCCGTTTTAAAAGCGATCGGTGACCTGCCCGATAGCGAGCGATTGCAGCAATGGTTGACGTATTGGCGAGAGCTCGCTGAAACCTGCGAAGACATGCTACGGTTCCCCAAGCCGATTGTGGCGGCGGTGGATGGACATGCGATTGGTGCCGGCTTCGCAATCGCGCTGGCCTGCGACATGATCGTTGCGTCTGACCGCGCCGTGTTCTCAGCCCAAGCGGTGCGGCATGGTCTGGTCGGCGGGATCACCGCGGCGTTATTGGCTTTTCGAACGCAAGCGTCCTTGGCGGCCCGAATGAGCCTAACCGGTACGGAGATGCTAGCGGACGAAGCGGAATCGGTTGGCCTGCTCTGCCGACCACCTGTCGCCAGTGAACAGGTCTGGATCGCCGCCACCGAAGTCGCCAAGCAAGCCTCAGTGGGATCGCCACAGGCCATTCAAGCCACCAAGCGATTAATCAACGAAACAATCGGCGAAACCCTGATGACTCAAATTTCTGCGGCCGCCGCAGACAGCGCCACCGCATGCACGACCGAATCGGCCACCAAAGGCATCGACGCGTTCGCTAGTAAGAATACGCCTAGCTGGTAA
- a CDS encoding zinc finger domain-containing protein, whose translation MGESMASVESLLCNSCGAPLDVPASANFVKCNHCNTQLQIHRETGVTFTENIEKLAKTTQNLTDQIAKLTAQQKVADLDRNWELEQQNFMITGKHGNKRLPDSTGAAIGGVVVTVFGLFWTIMAFGITSNSPFGGAGIFPFFGILFIGFGIFSAFSTHQKAGEYQRAKSKYNRERTEMRRQVEQHGETR comes from the coding sequence ATGGGTGAATCAATGGCATCGGTCGAGTCCTTGTTATGCAATTCCTGCGGAGCGCCGTTGGATGTTCCTGCATCGGCTAACTTCGTGAAGTGCAACCATTGCAATACTCAACTGCAGATTCACCGGGAAACCGGAGTCACGTTCACCGAGAATATCGAAAAGCTCGCGAAGACCACTCAAAACTTGACGGATCAAATCGCCAAGCTCACCGCGCAACAGAAGGTCGCGGACCTGGATCGCAACTGGGAACTCGAGCAACAAAATTTCATGATCACCGGAAAGCACGGCAACAAGCGTCTTCCTGACAGTACTGGGGCGGCGATTGGCGGCGTGGTCGTGACCGTCTTTGGCCTCTTCTGGACGATCATGGCCTTTGGGATCACCTCGAACAGTCCTTTTGGCGGCGCCGGTATTTTCCCGTTTTTCGGAATCCTATTCATCGGCTTCGGAATCTTCAGTGCTTTTAGCACCCATCAAAAGGCGGGCGAATACCAACGTGCAAAATCGAAGTACAACCGAGAACGGACCGAAATGCGTCGCCAAGTCGAACAGCACGGCGAAACCCGCTGA